The Pseudanabaena galeata CCNP1313 genome includes a region encoding these proteins:
- a CDS encoding peroxiredoxin, with the protein MTLRLGDTVPDFTQDSTEGVINFHEWIGDNWAILFSHPKDFTPVCTTELGTVAKLKPEFDKRNIKAIALSVDGVESHKGWVGDIEETQGATLNYPILADEDKKVSELYDMIHPNSATGNTLTVRSVFIIDSNKKLRLSLTYPASTGRNFDEILRVIDSLQLTDNYSVATPANWKDGDDCVIVPSISNEEAKTKFPKGFNPIKPYLRLTPQPNK; encoded by the coding sequence ACTTCCATGAGTGGATCGGCGATAACTGGGCTATTCTATTTTCTCACCCCAAAGATTTCACCCCTGTTTGCACCACCGAACTTGGAACCGTAGCTAAGCTCAAACCAGAATTTGATAAGCGCAATATCAAGGCGATCGCTTTGAGCGTTGATGGCGTTGAATCCCACAAAGGATGGGTTGGCGATATCGAAGAAACCCAAGGCGCTACCCTTAACTACCCAATTTTGGCTGACGAAGATAAGAAAGTGTCAGAACTTTATGACATGATTCACCCTAACTCGGCAACAGGTAACACCTTGACTGTGCGATCGGTGTTTATCATTGACTCCAACAAAAAACTTCGCCTTAGCTTGACTTACCCTGCTAGCACAGGTCGCAACTTTGATGAAATTCTACGTGTAATTGATTCCTTACAATTGACCGACAACTACAGTGTTGCGACACCTGCCAACTGGAAAGATGGCGATGATTGCGTAATTGTCCCTTCAATTTCTAACGAAGAAGCTAAAACCAAGTTCCCTAAAGGTTTCAATCCTATTAAGCCTTACTTACGCCTAACTCCTCAGCCTAACAAGTAA
- a CDS encoding NIL domain-containing protein has translation MLAAECIDSRATVNLEEKRRTTTRIAMRVPRSCYGEPIISRLSCEHGLIVTIIAALLGESPEDDGWFTLELTGTTQQIQSGIIYLEELDLEIWDKTAVEDESW, from the coding sequence ATGCTAGCGGCGGAATGCATCGATTCCAGAGCTACCGTAAATTTAGAGGAAAAGCGCCGAACGACGACACGCATTGCTATGCGTGTTCCGAGAAGCTGCTATGGAGAACCTATTATTTCTCGCCTCTCTTGTGAACACGGTTTAATTGTGACAATTATTGCTGCACTTCTGGGCGAAAGTCCAGAAGATGATGGCTGGTTCACGTTAGAACTAACTGGAACAACTCAACAAATTCAAAGTGGAATTATTTATCTAGAAGAGCTAGATTTAGAAATTTGGGATAAAACGGCTGTCGAAGACGAAAGCTGGTAA
- a CDS encoding MGMT family protein: protein MSSNTTTYNRIYEIVWQIPQGFVATYGQVAELSNLAGKARVVGYALYRVDMKNSDIPWQRVVNAKGEISLSPLRFGTDYLQRSLLENEGISFNDAGKIDLRKYLWQPPKPQIFA from the coding sequence ATGAGTAGTAATACCACAACTTATAATCGTATTTATGAAATTGTGTGGCAAATTCCCCAAGGATTTGTGGCTACCTATGGACAGGTCGCTGAACTTTCAAATTTGGCAGGAAAAGCTCGTGTGGTGGGCTATGCGCTCTATCGAGTTGACATGAAAAATTCGGATATTCCTTGGCAGCGTGTAGTTAATGCTAAGGGTGAGATTTCTCTTTCGCCTTTGCGTTTTGGTACGGACTATTTGCAGCGATCGCTACTGGAAAATGAAGGAATTAGCTTTAATGATGCAGGTAAGATCGATCTGCGAAAATATCTATGGCAACCACCCAAACCGCAAATTTTTGCTTAA
- the purU gene encoding formyltetrahydrofolate deformylase, producing the protein MTTATLLVSCPDQKGLVAKISDWVFSHGGNILHADQHADSTAGLFLMRVEWDLENFDLARSEIKPTFEKLATEINAKWSIQFSDYVRRIAIFVSKQDHCLYDLILRQRSHELSATIPVVISNHPDLEKVAHNFGINYHHMAIAPENKLEQEKQQLALLKQYKIDLVVLAKYMQVLSPDFLSQFSQVINIHHSFLPAFAGANPYHRAYKRGVKIIGATAHYVTEELDEGPIIEQDVIRVSHRDSVTDLIRKGKDLERIVLARAVRQHLQNRVLIYGQSASSGLGLRTVVFD; encoded by the coding sequence ATGACTACTGCAACTTTACTTGTTTCCTGCCCTGACCAAAAAGGCTTAGTGGCAAAAATTTCGGACTGGGTATTTTCCCATGGTGGGAATATTCTCCATGCCGATCAACATGCTGATAGTACGGCGGGATTGTTTTTGATGCGTGTTGAGTGGGACTTGGAAAACTTCGATTTAGCAAGGTCAGAAATTAAGCCGACCTTTGAGAAATTAGCAACTGAAATTAATGCTAAGTGGAGTATTCAGTTTTCTGATTATGTGCGTCGCATTGCCATTTTTGTCTCGAAGCAGGATCACTGTTTGTACGATTTGATTTTACGGCAGCGATCGCATGAACTCTCAGCGACGATCCCTGTGGTGATTAGCAATCATCCAGATTTAGAAAAAGTTGCCCATAACTTCGGGATTAATTATCATCACATGGCGATCGCGCCAGAGAACAAGTTGGAGCAAGAAAAACAGCAACTTGCTTTACTCAAACAATACAAGATTGATTTAGTCGTTCTCGCGAAGTATATGCAAGTTTTGAGTCCAGACTTTCTCTCTCAGTTCTCGCAAGTTATTAATATTCACCATTCATTTTTACCAGCTTTTGCTGGTGCAAATCCCTATCACCGCGCCTATAAGCGTGGTGTAAAAATCATTGGTGCAACGGCTCATTATGTGACTGAAGAATTAGATGAAGGTCCAATTATCGAGCAGGATGTCATTCGAGTTTCGCATCGTGATTCGGTTACAGACCTGATTCGCAAAGGCAAAGACTTAGAGCGCATTGTCTTAGCTAGAGCCGTCAGACAACATTTACAAAACCGTGTACTAATTTATGGACAATCGGCAAGCTCAGGCTTAGGGTTGCGAACTGTCGTATTTGATTAA
- the psb28 gene encoding photosystem II reaction center protein Psb28 has product MTAKIQLTRGIDEEATDVKITRSKDGDTSVAVFIFDSPKCMSGENASNNEILGMYMIDEEGEMVTRNVNAKFINGKSAGIEAIHKIEGERDWERFLRFMNRYAESNGMSLNKA; this is encoded by the coding sequence ATGACAGCAAAAATACAGTTGACGCGCGGTATTGACGAAGAGGCAACCGATGTAAAAATTACGCGCTCTAAGGATGGAGATACCAGTGTTGCGGTGTTTATCTTCGATTCACCTAAATGCATGAGTGGTGAGAATGCTAGCAATAATGAGATATTGGGAATGTATATGATTGATGAAGAAGGTGAAATGGTGACTCGCAATGTCAACGCCAAATTCATCAATGGCAAATCAGCAGGAATTGAAGCAATTCATAAAATTGAAGGCGAACGTGATTGGGAAAGGTTTCTCAGATTTATGAATCGTTATGCTGAGTCTAATGGGATGAGTTTAAACAAAGCCTAA
- a CDS encoding DUF4079 domain-containing protein — MELEDFFALVHPAIAVIVVFPLIGIVTNRAWLVRQRRLQVIDGEKSKIPPVVGSEHVAIGNWLSISVVGAALLGMAYPIFSKFLKNNVFSSDSLRASFVVAIFIATIASFTFLFKAKVKLGRTIFAALTSIGLIMLGAQPEVFRRDSEWFFSHYYYGIAAAILMIISVAITQDIYKDKQNRWRNIHIILNCFALLLFVGQGMTGARDLLSIPYNWQKEYLRSCDFKTRTCPKSTAFYAPINIEPIYSNL; from the coding sequence ATGGAACTAGAAGATTTTTTTGCTTTAGTGCATCCTGCGATCGCGGTTATTGTGGTGTTTCCCCTAATCGGTATTGTCACAAATCGCGCTTGGTTAGTTCGTCAGCGTCGCTTGCAAGTCATTGATGGCGAAAAAAGCAAGATTCCTCCAGTTGTGGGATCTGAACATGTAGCGATCGGTAATTGGCTGAGCATCTCCGTCGTAGGAGCCGCCCTATTGGGTATGGCTTATCCAATTTTTTCCAAATTCCTCAAAAATAATGTCTTCTCCTCGGATTCTTTGCGTGCATCTTTTGTCGTTGCGATTTTCATAGCCACAATCGCCTCATTTACATTTCTATTTAAGGCAAAGGTCAAACTGGGGCGAACTATTTTTGCCGCCTTAACATCGATTGGATTAATTATGTTAGGGGCGCAGCCAGAAGTATTTCGGCGGGATAGTGAATGGTTTTTCTCTCATTATTACTATGGTATTGCTGCCGCGATATTGATGATTATTTCGGTTGCTATTACTCAAGATATTTACAAGGACAAACAAAATCGCTGGCGGAATATCCACATTATTCTTAACTGTTTTGCTTTACTTCTATTTGTAGGACAGGGAATGACTGGTGCTAGAGATTTATTATCGATACCTTACAATTGGCAAAAAGAATATCTGCGTTCTTGTGATTTTAAAACGAGAACCTGTCCAAAATCTACAGCTTTTTATGCTCCAATCAATATAGAGCCTATTTACAGCAATTTATGA
- a CDS encoding DMT family transporter, whose protein sequence is MKINNIQKFLERIPSSIYLAIAVLIFASSNSVTRKIVAIGKQNLIDGRNPISLCNVLFVGNICAFGLMACIFHQDWKIKNLKAISLKNWISLTIMGILSGAIAPALIFTALEQTNVTSIVLIGRIEPILTLILNVCLLGASVNAWTIAGSFVSFAGVVVTALLTTSNSKMMMMGGFAIGTGEILVAIAAVIVSISTIVSKLQLRAIPLGIMTLYRNALGTVIFFILANVLYGVEHFQDAFSPLLWQWMLIYAAVIVVTGQICWLAGLKNATSTELNLASLFNPIIAIIMAYLILAEVPTQAQYLGGSLLLIGFIFSFIGNRYQTKISRELKKPNLPEAEEMMGGFRGV, encoded by the coding sequence GTGAAAATCAACAATATTCAGAAATTCTTAGAACGAATTCCTAGCTCAATTTACCTTGCCATTGCGGTCTTGATTTTTGCATCTTCTAACTCGGTTACTCGCAAAATCGTAGCCATTGGCAAACAGAACTTGATCGATGGTAGAAATCCCATTTCACTCTGTAATGTTTTATTTGTAGGCAATATTTGCGCCTTTGGATTGATGGCTTGTATCTTTCACCAAGACTGGAAAATTAAGAACCTCAAGGCTATCTCTCTTAAAAATTGGATTAGCCTTACCATCATGGGCATTCTGTCTGGCGCGATCGCCCCAGCCTTAATTTTTACAGCGCTTGAACAAACAAACGTGACTAGTATCGTCTTAATTGGGCGGATTGAGCCAATTCTGACATTGATATTAAATGTTTGTTTATTAGGTGCATCAGTTAACGCTTGGACGATCGCAGGTTCTTTCGTTTCCTTTGCGGGTGTCGTCGTCACCGCCCTTTTAACAACATCCAATAGCAAAATGATGATGATGGGAGGATTTGCGATTGGCACTGGCGAAATTTTAGTAGCGATCGCGGCGGTGATTGTTTCCATTTCCACGATTGTTAGTAAATTGCAATTACGGGCGATTCCCTTGGGGATTATGACCCTTTATCGTAATGCATTGGGAACTGTGATTTTCTTTATATTAGCGAATGTGCTTTATGGAGTAGAACACTTTCAGGATGCCTTTTCGCCTTTGCTCTGGCAATGGATGCTCATCTATGCTGCTGTAATTGTGGTGACTGGTCAAATATGTTGGTTAGCAGGACTAAAAAATGCTACTTCCACAGAACTAAATTTAGCCAGTTTATTCAATCCAATCATCGCGATTATTATGGCGTATTTGATTTTGGCTGAAGTTCCCACTCAAGCCCAATATTTAGGCGGCAGCCTCTTGTTAATCGGATTTATATTCAGTTTTATTGGCAATCGCTATCAAACAAAAATTAGTCGAGAATTAAAGAAGCCAAATCTTCCTGAAGCGGAAGAAATGATGGGTGGTTTTCGAGGAGTATAA
- the glgB gene encoding 1,4-alpha-glucan branching protein GlgB translates to MTPTIPTEQIDRIVWNQHHDPFTVLGPHEIEQDGKSVWVVRAYLPDAEAVYVVTPDQHKEYPMQSVHHPHFFECVISDAPHLFNYQFRVKAGDSDRLIHDPYYFKSPLLTEFDAYLFGEGTHYQIYEKMGAHPTTIDGVSGVYFAVWAPNARNVSIIGDFNSWDGRKHQMRKGHTGIWDLFIPELTVGTVYKYEIKSPEGHIYEKSDPYGYFQEVRPKTASIVTDLNTYEWNDQAWLEKRRTEDPLKKPISVYEMHLGSWMHASAANPPASGYPAVSAADLKPGARFLTYRELAEDLIPYVKEMGYTHIEMMPVAEHPFDGSWGYQVTGYYAATSRYGTPQDLMYFIDKCHQNDIGIIVDWVPAHFPKDGHGLSFFDGTFLYEPADVRIGEHKEWGTKIFNYKRSEVKNFLIANVLFWFDKYHIDGIRVDAVASMIYRDYNREPGTWLANEYGGRESLEAIELFRHLHSILFTYYPGALSIAEESTSWPMVTWPAYSGGLGFNLKWNMGWMHDMLDYFKLDPYFRGHNNNYLTFSIWYAFSENFMLALSHDEVVHGKSPMIGKMPGDEWQKFANLRCLYGYMFTHPGKKTMFMGMEIGQWAEWNVWGDLEWHLLQYPSHKTLQKYVGDLNKLLRSLPELYTQDFTQDGFEWIECNDTQNSVISFLRKGDDGEFVLVVCNFTPVVHHNYRVGVPEKGFYKEVLNSDAPIYGGSGVGNLGGKYTDDYGTHGKPYSIDVTAPPLSVVVLKYIGEV, encoded by the coding sequence ATGACCCCAACCATCCCCACCGAGCAGATCGATCGCATTGTGTGGAATCAACACCACGACCCCTTTACAGTCCTTGGTCCCCATGAAATTGAGCAAGATGGTAAGTCGGTATGGGTGGTTAGAGCGTATCTACCCGACGCAGAGGCAGTCTATGTAGTTACGCCCGATCAGCACAAAGAATATCCGATGCAATCAGTGCATCATCCCCACTTTTTTGAATGTGTGATTAGCGATGCGCCCCACCTGTTCAATTACCAGTTTAGAGTCAAGGCTGGAGACAGCGATCGCCTAATTCATGATCCTTACTATTTCAAATCACCATTGCTAACTGAGTTTGACGCTTACCTATTTGGTGAAGGCACACATTATCAGATTTACGAAAAAATGGGCGCACACCCCACCACCATTGACGGTGTAAGTGGCGTTTATTTTGCAGTCTGGGCTCCTAATGCGCGTAACGTCTCAATTATCGGCGATTTTAATAGCTGGGACGGACGCAAGCACCAAATGCGTAAGGGACATACGGGCATTTGGGATCTATTTATTCCTGAATTAACAGTTGGTACTGTTTACAAATACGAAATTAAGAGTCCTGAAGGGCATATTTACGAAAAATCCGATCCCTATGGATACTTTCAAGAGGTGCGCCCCAAGACAGCCTCAATAGTCACCGATCTCAATACCTACGAATGGAATGATCAGGCTTGGTTAGAAAAGCGTCGCACTGAAGATCCTCTTAAAAAGCCAATTTCTGTCTATGAGATGCACCTTGGTTCATGGATGCACGCCTCCGCAGCCAATCCTCCAGCCAGTGGCTATCCTGCGGTATCAGCCGCCGATCTCAAACCTGGGGCAAGATTTCTCACCTATCGCGAACTCGCCGAAGACCTGATCCCCTACGTCAAGGAAATGGGCTATACCCACATCGAAATGATGCCTGTGGCTGAGCATCCCTTCGATGGCTCATGGGGTTATCAAGTGACGGGTTACTATGCCGCCACGTCGCGCTATGGCACACCCCAAGATTTGATGTACTTCATCGATAAGTGCCACCAAAATGACATTGGTATCATTGTCGATTGGGTTCCCGCCCATTTCCCTAAGGATGGACATGGTTTGTCTTTCTTTGATGGCACATTCTTGTATGAACCTGCCGATGTCCGCATTGGTGAGCATAAGGAATGGGGAACCAAGATTTTTAACTACAAGCGTAGTGAAGTTAAGAATTTCTTGATCGCCAATGTGCTGTTCTGGTTCGACAAATATCACATTGATGGTATTCGCGTTGATGCAGTCGCCTCAATGATCTATCGCGATTACAACCGTGAACCAGGGACATGGCTCGCTAATGAGTATGGCGGTCGTGAAAGCTTAGAAGCGATCGAGTTATTCCGTCATCTTCATAGCATTCTCTTTACCTACTACCCTGGGGCATTATCGATTGCTGAAGAATCCACTTCATGGCCAATGGTGACATGGCCCGCTTATTCAGGAGGCTTAGGCTTTAACCTCAAATGGAATATGGGCTGGATGCACGACATGCTTGATTATTTCAAGCTTGATCCATACTTCCGTGGACATAACAACAATTATCTTACCTTTAGCATTTGGTATGCCTTCAGTGAAAACTTCATGTTGGCGCTATCCCATGATGAAGTAGTGCATGGCAAGAGTCCGATGATTGGTAAGATGCCGGGGGATGAATGGCAGAAGTTTGCTAACCTGCGCTGTCTCTATGGCTATATGTTCACTCACCCAGGCAAGAAGACCATGTTTATGGGCATGGAAATCGGTCAATGGGCGGAATGGAATGTTTGGGGCGATTTGGAATGGCATTTGCTGCAATATCCTAGCCACAAGACTCTGCAAAAATATGTCGGTGACTTGAATAAACTTTTGCGATCGCTACCTGAGCTTTACACTCAAGACTTCACTCAAGATGGATTTGAATGGATTGAATGTAATGACACTCAGAATTCGGTAATCTCTTTCTTACGGAAAGGTGATGATGGTGAATTTGTGTTGGTAGTCTGCAACTTTACCCCTGTTGTTCATCATAACTATCGTGTGGGTGTACCTGAGAAGGGCTTCTATAAGGAAGTGCTTAACAGTGATGCGCCGATCTATGGCGGTAGTGGGGTTGGCAATCTGGGCGGTAAGTATACTGATGACTATGGAACTCACGGCAAGCCCTACTCAATTGATGTAACAGCACCGCCATTAAGTGTGGTAGTGCTGAAATACATCGGCGAAGTATAG
- a CDS encoding protein kinase family protein, with translation MQNKNFWEACVGKTIDDRYSLEKLIGSGSFGGVFQAKMIVLGHTLQKQVAVKLMQDGGVGGMQHCELKSALSLPSHDSLIQHFNWGQVKINDFPMLYLVMELGEYCLDSYRKDRQVLSSDEVKEIVLSVAEGLCYMHSKVHGGSELTPPEQLTHRDLKPANVIKVGKKWKMADFGFAKFLNKGSVQATLIGGTDRYMPPEIFERQWISTKGDIWALGVMIVEMLAGHHPIKDPITSTNIQKEPIDLDGVPDEWIEIANGCLQKNHIERWTAQQILDALKSLDKIFSAEDLFNQAYEQQSHGDYEIAISKYTEAIQLKPDYIIAYAGRARAFKLINDETNAKKDLKKAIALFPISTAEAYHGRAIAKSGLDDKQGAIDDLTKAIEINPNYVAAYRARGIIMNELGDTDKAISDYNEAIRINPNYADVYYELGKIKLKKEDEIGATAAYTNAMRLKPNYAKAYVERGNIRLKSGASQSAISDYSKAIDIRPSYTVAYLNRGIVYQHLKQKKEALTDFREAARLYQLQGKIDDYNDVLSRIKKLEG, from the coding sequence ATGCAAAATAAAAATTTCTGGGAGGCATGTGTTGGTAAGACTATTGACGATAGGTATAGTTTGGAAAAGCTGATTGGTTCAGGTAGTTTTGGTGGGGTATTTCAGGCAAAGATGATTGTGTTAGGGCATACGTTGCAAAAACAAGTTGCCGTTAAACTAATGCAGGATGGTGGTGTGGGAGGTATGCAGCACTGTGAACTTAAATCTGCGCTGAGTTTACCTTCGCACGACAGCCTTATCCAACATTTTAATTGGGGGCAAGTGAAAATTAATGATTTCCCTATGCTTTATCTAGTTATGGAACTTGGAGAATATTGTCTAGATAGCTATAGGAAAGATAGACAAGTACTAAGTTCAGATGAGGTAAAGGAGATAGTTCTATCTGTAGCTGAAGGATTGTGTTATATGCATAGCAAGGTACATGGTGGTAGCGAACTCACTCCTCCTGAACAACTGACCCATCGAGATCTTAAGCCAGCAAATGTTATCAAAGTTGGTAAAAAATGGAAAATGGCTGATTTTGGTTTTGCTAAGTTTCTTAATAAAGGCTCAGTGCAAGCGACTCTGATTGGTGGTACAGATCGTTATATGCCGCCAGAAATCTTTGAAAGACAGTGGATATCGACGAAAGGAGATATATGGGCATTAGGAGTAATGATAGTTGAGATGCTTGCGGGGCATCATCCTATTAAAGATCCAATCACTAGTACAAATATTCAAAAAGAACCTATCGATCTTGATGGTGTGCCTGATGAATGGATAGAAATTGCAAATGGATGTTTGCAAAAAAATCATATTGAAAGATGGACAGCACAACAAATTTTGGATGCTTTAAAAAGCTTGGACAAAATATTTTCTGCTGAAGATCTTTTTAACCAAGCATATGAACAACAATCACATGGAGATTATGAAATTGCAATCTCTAAATATACTGAAGCAATTCAACTTAAGCCTGATTACATAATCGCTTACGCAGGAAGAGCAAGAGCTTTCAAGTTAATAAATGATGAGACTAATGCTAAAAAAGATTTAAAGAAAGCTATTGCCTTATTCCCTATTTCCACAGCCGAAGCATATCACGGTAGAGCGATTGCTAAATCTGGATTGGATGATAAGCAGGGTGCAATTGACGATCTTACTAAAGCTATTGAAATTAACCCTAACTATGTTGCTGCATATCGAGCTCGTGGAATAATTATGAACGAGTTAGGTGATACAGATAAAGCTATCTCGGACTATAACGAAGCAATTCGTATAAATCCTAACTATGCAGATGTTTACTATGAGCTTGGGAAAATCAAGTTAAAAAAAGAAGATGAAATAGGAGCTACGGCAGCTTATACCAATGCTATGCGTCTTAAACCTAACTATGCCAAGGCATATGTTGAGAGAGGGAATATAAGATTGAAAAGTGGAGCCAGTCAGTCTGCTATATCCGATTATAGTAAGGCAATTGATATCAGACCTAGCTATACTGTGGCTTATTTGAATCGTGGAATCGTTTACCAACATCTAAAGCAAAAAAAAGAAGCTTTAACAGATTTTCGAGAGGCGGCACGACTTTATCAACTTCAAGGAAAAATAGATGATTACAATGATGTACTAAGCCGTATTAAAAAGCTAGAAGGTTAA
- a CDS encoding ferric reductase-like transmembrane domain-containing protein: MNPKHQISIWIGAIAIALMVPAALTSSDWMVSKLGKSWRYVHLLSVPVFILASVHTIAIGSNYLVAVDWTLQNWILTILCGVITVGTLLIRAWKFRK, encoded by the coding sequence ATGAATCCTAAGCATCAAATATCGATCTGGATTGGCGCGATCGCGATCGCGCTGATGGTTCCTGCCGCTCTCACCAGTTCCGATTGGATGGTAAGTAAACTCGGTAAGTCTTGGCGCTATGTCCATTTGCTCTCAGTTCCTGTGTTCATACTAGCGTCAGTACATACAATTGCGATCGGCTCTAATTATCTAGTTGCAGTGGACTGGACTCTTCAGAATTGGATTTTGACGATTTTATGTGGGGTGATTACGGTGGGGACTTTGTTGATTCGGGCTTGGAAATTTAGAAAATAA
- a CDS encoding branched-chain amino acid ABC transporter permease, with product MPEVLQSVLQSTIDGIAVGSIIALAAVGLTLTYGILRLANFAHGDILTLGAYLAFLANTTLNLDIWLSIAFGCAISIVLVLICEKILWQPLRAKRATSTTMMIVSIGLALVIRNAIVLVWGAKPQKYNLPTFPAIDVFGLAITRNKMVVIVAAIAIIAGLYYLLQNTKIGKAMRAVADNPELAKVAGINVNAVIIWTWVIAGGMTAFGGSMYGLITNLRPNMGWFLILPMFAAVILGGIGNPYGAIAGALIVGISQEVATTCPVALGELQKYCIGTEYKLGVGLVIMILVLLFKPQGLFKGTI from the coding sequence ATGCCTGAAGTTCTGCAATCAGTCCTGCAATCAACCATTGATGGTATCGCGGTCGGCAGCATTATTGCCCTTGCCGCAGTCGGTTTAACGCTTACCTATGGCATCTTGCGCCTAGCAAACTTTGCCCATGGTGACATCCTCACCCTCGGCGCATACCTTGCCTTTCTCGCCAATACTACCCTCAATCTCGATATTTGGTTATCGATCGCCTTTGGCTGTGCTATCTCCATCGTTCTAGTCCTAATCTGCGAAAAAATCCTCTGGCAACCGTTACGCGCCAAACGCGCCACCTCAACCACGATGATGATCGTCTCGATTGGTTTAGCATTGGTGATTCGTAATGCGATCGTCCTTGTTTGGGGGGCAAAACCACAGAAATACAATCTGCCAACTTTCCCAGCGATCGATGTGTTTGGCTTAGCAATCACCCGCAATAAAATGGTGGTTATCGTGGCTGCGATCGCGATCATCGCAGGACTTTACTATCTATTGCAAAACACCAAGATCGGTAAGGCGATGCGAGCAGTTGCCGACAATCCCGAACTAGCGAAAGTAGCGGGGATCAATGTGAATGCGGTGATTATCTGGACATGGGTAATTGCGGGTGGCATGACTGCCTTTGGTGGCAGCATGTACGGATTGATTACTAACTTACGCCCAAATATGGGCTGGTTCTTGATTTTGCCCATGTTTGCGGCGGTGATTTTGGGTGGGATTGGTAATCCCTATGGCGCGATCGCAGGGGCGTTAATTGTCGGTATATCTCAAGAAGTTGCTACCACTTGTCCAGTGGCATTGGGAGAACTACAGAAATACTGCATTGGCACAGAATATAAACTAGGCGTAGGTTTAGTAATTATGATTTTAGTGTTGCTTTTCAAACCGCAAGGATTATTTAAAGGAACGATCTAA